Proteins from one Vanessa atalanta chromosome 15, ilVanAtal1.2, whole genome shotgun sequence genomic window:
- the LOC125069431 gene encoding ubiquinone biosynthesis protein COQ9, mitochondrial-like isoform X2, giving the protein MNKLPRVFCSLRINHRFFTPLTTISFSNAQKTLRHYCQGQTNKEMILTPKSTEQDEHQYEEDIKKSILVKALDFVLKTGWSIESLAHGAEAVGYPGVAHGLFPNGGGDLVHYFNITCNEKLVEQMKSWPKEELKESKVPAQLIENAIMTRLLMIEPYKSTWPKAMAIQTLPNNVPNCLATLLSLVDDICYHTGDRSVDFNWYIRRVGLAGIYKASELFYLTDNSQSNSGTRNFVKSRIRDAELIQIALNVNPVAVAPQTLTAAFVTAKNMLGMNTLK; this is encoded by the exons ATGAATAAGTTACCAAGAGTTTTTTGCT CTCTAAGGATAAATCATAGATTTTTCACACCTCTTACGACTATTTCATTTAGTAATGCACAAAAAACATTAAGACACTATTGCCAGGGGCAAACCAATAAAGAAATGATTTTGACACCAAAATCAACTGAGCAAGACGAACATCAATATGAGgaagacataaaaaaaagcattttggTGAAAGCTTTAGATTTTGTGCTGAAAACAGGATGGTCCATTGAATCTTTAGCACATGGAGCTGAAGCTGTTGGGTACCCTGGAGTTGCCCATGGATTATTTCCCAATGGAGGAGGAGATCtggttcattattttaatattacatgtaaTGAAAAACTTGTTGAGCAAATGAAAAGT TGGCCTAAAGAAGAGTTAAAAGAATCAAAAGTTCCAGCACAATTAATAGAAAATGCCATAATGACCAGGTTATTAATGATTGAACCTTACAA GAGTACCTGGCCAAAAGCAATGGCTATACAAACTCTACCTAATAATGTACCTAATTGTTTAGCTACTCTGCTTTCTCTTGTTGATGATATTTGTTATCATACAGGAGACCGGAGTGTTGAT TTCAATTGGTACATTCGTCGAGTTGGCTTGGCTGGTATTTACAAAGCTTCTGAGCTGTTTTATTTAACTGACAATAGCCAAAGTAATAGTGGTACAAGAAATTTTGTTAAATCAAGAATAAGGGATGCTGAATTAATTCAAATAGCTCTTAATGTAAATCCAGTTGCAGTTGCACCACAAACGTTAACAGCAGCTTTTGTAACG gcaaAAAATATGTTAGGTATGAATACTTTGAAATAG
- the LOC125069147 gene encoding coiled-coil domain-containing protein 93, which translates to MANKQKNIFTRSKPLMNIYSGVDQEGKEVEVREDAEQLVKWHEISDALVAAGYYRAQLQGLSAFDKIVGGLTWCIELCDIDVDISLLFEENLTIGKKIALTEKIVKVLPSLKCPYIIEPHQIQGLDFINIYPLVQWLIKYSSEFREAKEDELRKFAVSQYEKDHIFEADRVYFLQNEKLLRNLIAIQNLYKPCRVRKRKGALPANEIEQVNSVLSEYDQRMLMLVSNNQDEAKRDEGLDFLYDYEKTLADPSEITTEMERYLNDGEHNEDTTNTKVHYAVLHSELSGDVPKELEAREKAKYSEDIDKLTKVIDTMEKDIEVVRKDHETRMEEAKNKYADLINKLKIITKKLMKTDDYSDKAVKEFYKSLKDLAKERNELIQLIQHREKEHKKLEDALRLAQEPNKEIEEKPLSPTELKDFQEREKKLKDYISSIRVELGHLNRQVLRYSTAIDEVPGTAELLQYEKRFVELYNQVSSKHKETKQYYVFYNTLYEVKLYTSKELSLLNSILDNYDEVMSSARKREEFMTQFESIVEWVNQTVRKVELKFKSEKEQKMALHAEYSRLMDVQRQYAAALKKLAEQRHKFERDQN; encoded by the exons ATGGCTAATAAacagaaaaacatatttactcGGAGTAAGCCCTTAATGAACATTTACAGTGGAGTAGATCAAGAAGGCAAAGAG GTAGAAGTACGTGAAGATGCAGAACAACTTGTAAAATGGCATGAAATATCAGATGCTCTTGTTGCTGCAGGATATTATAGAGCCCAACTTCAAGGTTTATCAGCGTTTGATAAAATTGTCGGAGGCTTAACTTGGTGTATTGAACTGTGTGACATTGATGTGGATATCAGTTTGTTATTTGAAGAGAATCTCACTATAGGCAAGAAAAT agcTTTAACAGAAAAAATTGTAAAGGTGCTGCCAAGTTTGAAGTGCCCTTATATTATTGAACCTCATCAAATACAAGgtcttgattttattaatatttatccatTGGTACAATGGCTAATTAAATACTCAAGTGAATTTAGAGAGGCCAAAGAGGATGAATTGCGTAAATTTGCAGTATCTCAATATGAAAAAGATCATATATTTGAAGCAGATCGTGTTTACTTCCTTCAAAATGAGAAGCTGTTACGAAACCTTATAGCTATTCag aatctcTACAAACCATGTAGAGTAAGAAAAAGAAAAGGAGCACTACCTGCAAATGAAATAGAGCAAGTAAATTCTGTCCTCTCTGAATATGATCAGCGCATGTTGATGCTTGTCTCCAACAATCAAGATGAGGCTAAACGAGATGAGGGACTTGATTTcctg tatgaTTATGAAAAAACACTTGCTGATCCATCAGAGATAACTACAGAA atggaaagatatttaaatgatgGGGAACATAATGAGGATACAACTAATACAAAAGTTCATTATGCTGTACTGCATTCTGAGCTCTCTGGTGATGTTCCAAAAGAATTGGAAGCAAGAGAAAAAGCTAAATATTCTGAAGATATAGATAAATTGACTAAAGTAATTGACACTATGGAAAAAGATATAGAAGTGGTCAGGAAAGATCATGAAACAAGAATGGAagaagcaaaaaataaatatgccgatttaattaacaaattgaaaataataaccaaaaaaCTAATGAAAACTGATGACTATAG cgaCAAAGCTGTTAAggaattttataaatcattaaaagatCTGGCAAAGGAAAGAAATGAGTTGATTCAATTAATCCAACATAGGGAAAAGGAGCATAAGAAACTTGAAGATGCTTTGAG ACTAGCACAAGAACCAAATAAAGAAATCGAAGAAAAGCCACTATCTCCAACTGAGTTAAAAGATTTTCAAGAGCGCGAGAAGAAATTAAAAGATTACATCAGTAGCATAAGAGTAGAACTTGGTCATCTGAATAGACAAGTACTGAGGTACTCTACAGCTATAGATGAAGTGCCCGGAACTGCAGAACTGCTGCAGTATGAAAAGAGATTTGTAGAACTATATAATCAgg tttcaTCGAAACACAAGGAAACCAAACAgtattacgtattttataatactctGTACGAAGTTAAACTTTACACATCCAAAGAATTAAGTTTGCTTAATTCTATTTTAGACAATTATGAtga agttaTGTCATCAGCGAGAAAACGGGAAGAGTTCATGACGCAATTCGAGTCTATTGTTGAATGGGTAAACCAGACGGTCAGGAAAGTGGAGCTGAAATTCAAATCGGAAAAAGAACAGAAGATGGCTTTACATGCTGAGTACTCCAGGCTGATGGATGTGCAGAGGCAGTATGCAGCTGCTTTGAAGAAATTAGCAGAACAGCGACACAAGTTTGAAAGAGATCAAAATTGA
- the LOC125069431 gene encoding glomulin-like isoform X1 yields MEKSVVDLISSCLDSGNYKEALSASTNEKYANDLNNNCWDLITAVIGKIEDDTLILKPSLYGTCETLLANIVKQCSPEEALFEFIEQIQVAKNDAQFAIVLDPVQQLLIKLSTKRFRSLEFTLDSMSTYISSIPLPEHQLEGKERLLMDSDVNIRRIIKIYSLLPPFYNPLIKEITLANANNTTKDILAAFLISLLGKPLIYVDLDPDCNANSEARICTSSIIQDICILVKNVNKLLDYVEFHHKQSLKPKSRNILTDNEEKLSPYDDKEKINMTTLSGLFYGIYSGHFEVPGFAVPAVYSISYVVHINLFCVVHLLSFAEYGPVAKGMGLCTKILNQYPTNTSHSVLKNSIHYSLCQSLVNIAIYSSYDTLRKEAVKLISNHINKFEYKGRCMLIKYILNNANHSGMIGYAITLYKNSIEDAFKESELPDCFTGPQLLGMIKNICYLPHGAESDLVELADQIITALNFLRYLALKDNLNRTGIRECFTIIEDDYLKNLRTALNMSRAHYEVKLMDINNSKGLPEEQVDISINVGGNMLDKIPTESKKQIIHSALNAFHLIEGLVARLSECIVINKSQ; encoded by the coding sequence ATGGAAAAAAGTGTTGTGGATTTGATATCTTCTTGCCTGGATTCTGGCAATTATAAGGAGGCCCTTAGTGCATCCACCAATGAGAAATATGCTAatgatttaaacaataattgttgGGATTTAATAACAGCAGTAATAGGGAAGATTGAGGATGACACATTGATTCTAAAACCATCACTGTATGGCACTTGTGAAACATTACTAGCTAATATAGTTAAACAATGCTCTCCTGAAGAAGCCttgtttgaatttattgaaCAAATACAAGTGGCAAAAAATGATGCTCAGTTTGCTATTGTATTAGATCCTGTTCAGCAACTTCTGATAAAATTATCCACCAAAAGATTCAGAAGTTTGGAATTTACATTGGATTCAATGAGCACATACATATCATCTATCCCTTTACCAGAGCACCAACTTGAAGGAAAGGAACGTCTTTTAATGGATTCTGATGTGAATATCAGAAGGATCATAAAGATTTATTCTCTGCTACCACCTTTTTATAATccattaataaaagaaataactttAGCTAATGCAAATAATACAACTAAAGATATCTTAGCTGCATTTTTAATTAGCCTGCTTGGAAAACCTTTAATATATGTTGATTTGGATCCTGATTGTAATGCTAATAGTGAAGCTAGGATATGCACTAGTTCTATTATTcaagatatttgtattttagttaaaaatgtaaataagttattagACTATGTAGAATTTCACCATAAACAAAGTCTTAAGCCTAAATCGAGAAATATTCTTACTGACAATGAAGAAAAATTATCACCTTATGATGATAAGGAGAAAATTAACATGACAACACTATCTGGATTGTTTTATGGAATTTATTCTGGTCATTTTGAAGTGCCTGGATTTGCAGTTCCTGCTGTGTATAGTATTAGTTATGTTgtacatataaatttgttttgtgttGTTCATCTCTTAAGTTTTGCTGAATATGGCCCTGTAGCCAAAGGTATGGGTCTGTGTACTAAAATACTTAATCAATATCCAACCAATACCTCACACTCTGTgcttaaaaattcaattcacTACAGCTTATGCCAAAGTTTAGTGAATATTGCCATATATTCAAGTTATGATACCCTACGCAAGGAAGCTGTCAAACTCATAAGtaaccatataaataaatttgaatataaaggaCGATGTAtgcttattaaatacatattaaataatgctAATCATTCGGGAATGATAGGCTAtgcaataacattatataaaaattcaattgaagATGCTTTTAAAGAATCTGAATTACCAGATTGCTTTACTGGACCACAACTTCTGggtatgataaaaaatatatgctattTACCTCATGGTGCAGAATCTGATTTAGTAGAGTTAGCAGATCAGATTATAACAGCATTAAACTTTTTAAGATATCTAGcattaaaagataatttgaaCAGAACTGGAATAAGAGAATGCTTCACAATCATTGAAgatgactatttaaaaaatctgaGAACTGCATTGAATATGTCTAGAGCTCATTATGAAGTGAAATTAAtggatattaataattcaaaaggtTTACCAGAGGAACAAGTTGATATCTCAATCAATGTTGGTGGGAACATGTTGGATAAAATACCCACagaaagtaaaaaacaaataatacattCTGCACTGAATGCTTTTCATTTAATAGAAGGTTTGGTAGCTAGATTATCAGAgtgtattgtaattaataaaagtcagTAA
- the LOC125069149 gene encoding DNA-directed RNA polymerase III subunit RPC7-like — translation MAGRGRGNGKSLTHEQLQALGITRADNAPQILAPPPLFPKLEVKPLPLNCDAATDYMVIVKDQFIEYLHESPAYVKANTRTDGIERYSDKYKLLALDAKKGRVLDCVWANMPPELRPHGGRARTTTRKRKLDDPIEIAKRLQTLEKKESQEDTAMETNENEDEVKKEDEDNEELLDEQEQEEEIDDGTDYANNYFDNGEDYEDEDDALDDGPVY, via the coding sequence atggcagGAAGAGGCAGAGGTAATGGGAAGTCATTAACTCATGAACAGTTACAAGCTCTTGGTATCACTCGGGCAGATAATGCACCACAAATTCTAGCACCACCGcctttatttccaaaattagaAGTAAAACCGCTTCCCTTAAATTGTGACGCGGCGACGGATTACATGGTTATTGTAAAGGatcaatttattgaatatttgcatgAGTCACCTGCGTACGTTAAAGCAAATACACGAACTGATGGCATAGAACGATATTCCGACAAGTACAAGCTTCTCGCTTTAGATGCAAAAAAAGGTAGGGTTTTAGATTGTGTTTGGGCTAACATGCCGCCCGAGTTAAGGCCACACGGTGGTCGAGCTCGCACCACTACCCGGAAACGAAAATTAGACGACCCTATTGAAATAGCAAAAAGATTACAGACTTTGGAGAAGAAGGAATCTCAGGAAGATACAGCTATggaaacaaatgaaaatgaagATGAAGTAAAAAAAGAAGATGAAGATAATGAAGAGCTCCTGGATGAACAAGAACAGGAAGAAGAAATTGATGATGGAACGGACTATGCAAATAACTATTTTGATAATGGAGAAGATTATGAAGATGAAGATGACGCTCTTGATGATGGACCAGTATACTAA
- the LOC125069148 gene encoding sperm-associated antigen 6-like → MSHSMSSPRNIQLVFETYQKARLVFVQTMADLATRATNVKCLESAGVLDLLRPLLSDGCSTVRQCAVMAAARLAEHDESVAQQLLSSGMLTITIENLNKFNVYYKRSALYLIRAIAKHNEDLASTIVRLGALEHIVSCLEDFDTQVKENAAWALGYIGKHNEHLAGLVVDAGTLPLLVLAFQEPEMSLKQIVAGALVDLAQHKPEAVVDAGAICHLVRGLENQDPKLKRSTLCALGAVAGARAALGEAVVAGGALPPALLHAGHDTAPVRRAAACLLRDIVKHSVDLAQLVVNTGGCGPLVELLSESTGGTRVPACMALGYIAGQSDQLAMAVIEAKAVVVLVEILQNNGDDADLCAAAWTLGHIAKHSPQHSLAIAVANALPRLLQLYTNPKSSGEVKARSLCALKQSLQCCLHRPALEPLLHAAPACVLKYVLAQYAKILPNDARARRLFVTTGALKRVQEIDTVPGTSLKEYINIINSCFPEEIVRYYTPGYSDSLLDRVEAYTPQIPELFTDRVPSDCQSELTLENGN, encoded by the exons ATGAGTCACTCTATGAGCAGCCCTCGGAATATTCAACTag tATTCGAAACATATCAGAAAGCTCGGCTAGTCTTTGTACAGACAATGGCTGATTTGGCGACTCGAGCAACCAATGTAAAGTGTCTTGAAAGCGCTGGAGTAttag ATTTGCTGCGTCCTTTGCTCTCCGACGGATGCAGCACAGTACGGCAATGTGCGGTGATGGCAGCGGCGCGACTTGCTGAACATGACGAGAGTGTAGCGCAACAATTGCTTAGTAGCGGCATGCTCACTATAACAATTGAAAATCTAAACAAATTTAAC GTTTATTACAAACGATCAGCGCTGTACTTAATAAGGGCCATTGCTAA gcATAATGAGGACTTAGCTTCAACTATTGTAAGACTAGGTGCCTTAGAGCATATTGTCTCGTGCTTGGAAGATTTCGATACGcag GTAAAAGAAAATGCGGCTTGGGCTTTGGGATACATAGGAAAGCATAACGAGCATCTGGCAGGACTGGTTGTAGATGCTGGAACGTTGCCATTATTAGTGTTAGCATTTCAAGAACCCGAAATGAGTTTAAAACag ATCGTCGCTGGTGCGTTAGTAGATTTAGCACAACATAAACCAGAAGCCGTTGTGGATGCAGGTGCAATTTGTCACTTAGTACGTGGATTAGAAAATCAAGATCCTAAATTAAAG CGCAGCACACTTTGCGCGCTGGGGGCTGTTGCGGGTGCGCGGGCGGCTCTAGGCGAGGCGGTGGTGGCGGGAGGCGCGCTTCCCCCCGCGCTGCTGCACGCTGGACACGACACGGCGCCCGTGCGTCGCGCTGCTGCTTGCTTGCTGCGCGACATCGTCAAACATTCTGTTGAC TTAGCACAATTGGTGGTAAACACTGGTGGTTGTGGTCCCCTCGTGGAGTTATTATCAGAAAGCACTGGAGGTACACGCGTACCTGCCTGCATGGCCCTTGGTTATATAGCTGGCCAATCTGATCAATTAGCAATGGCTGTTATTGAAGCCAAG GCAGTGGTTGTACTAGTGGAAATCTTGCAAAACAATGGAGATGACGCTGACTTGTGTGCTGCTGCATGGACTCTTGGTCACATTGCAAAACATTCCCCACAACACAGTCTTGCTATTGCTGTTGCTAATGCCCTACCAAGATTGTTACAA ttatatacaaATCCAAAGTCATCAGGGGAGGTAAAAGCACGTTCTTTATGTGCTCTCAAACAATCTCTACAATGTTGCTTACATCGACCAGCCTTAGAACCACTACTTCATGCAGCACCTGCCTGTGTACTAAAATATGTGTTGGCTCAATATGCTAAG ATACTTCCTAATGATGCACGAGCTCGAAGACTATTCGTTACAACAGGAGCCTTGAAAAGAGTTCAAGAAATTGATACGGTCCCTGGAACCTctcttaaagaatatattaatataattaacagcTGTTTTCCTGAAGAAATCGTTCG GTACTATACTCCAGGCTACTCTGATTCACTGCTAGACAGAGTAGAGGCTTATACTCCTcag ATTCCAGAACTATTTACAGATAGGGTACCAAGCGACTGTCAGAGCGAATTGACACTCGAAAATGgcaattaa
- the LOC125069307 gene encoding uncharacterized protein LOC125069307, which yields MNKNYERCTHCNRRKWLATGCLRKWLKPLECKHLQRTIDSKRDYNNTDMVNTVFLPERKPPVNTNKFVKFWKNKLFITGSVRSLQRYFGNKNSGGEYMCNFSKGADSYTTEKQIVATKNEIRNEELESIHMKCQHSDGHSVLRGHHQHLSVESCAIYCQLSKHGWYWGGITSSEAEELLAGQHDNVFLVRDSYDSRHILCVSFRCVGRTLHARLRHADGLFSLNNETFVPANRISEHCATVDVKSNLFAMPVKLARPLNRFAKLDSLQKICRFVIRQTVSEDLWNKLPLPSNLISYVSLGSDYIAPL from the exons atgaataaaaactatGAAAGGTGTACACATTGTAATCGACGTAAATGGCTAGCTACTGGTTGTTTACGAAAATGGTTAAAACCACTGGAATGTAAACATTTACAAAGAACTATTGATAGCAAAAGGGACTATAATAACACAGACATGGTAAACACGGTGTTCTTACCCGAAAGGAAACCTCCCGTTAATACTAATAAGTTTGtaaaattttggaaaaataaaCTCTTCATTACTGGAAGCGTCCGATCGTTACAACGATACTTCGGGAATAAAAATAGTGGTGGTGAATATATGTGTAATTTTAGTAAAGGAGCGGATAGTTACACTACAGAAAAGCAGATAGTGGCTACTAAAAATGAAATTAGGAACGAAGAATTAGAAAGTATTCACATGAAATGTCAACATTCAGATGGTCATTCTGTTTTGAGAGGGCATCATCAACACTTATCAGTCGAAAGTTGCGCCATATACTGCCAACTTTCCAA GCATGGTTGGTATTGGGGTGGTATAACATCCAGTGAGGCAGAAGAGCTTCTTGCTGGCCAACATGATAATGTTTTCTTAGTACGAGATTCCTATGACTCAAGACACATACTGTGTGTTTCATTCCGTTGTGTTGGACGTACTCTCCATGCTAGGCTTAGACATGCAGATGGACTTTTCTCATTGAACAATGAAACATTTGTGCCAGCAAACAGGATATCAGAACATTGTGCAACAGTAGATGTTAAGTCAAATTTATTTGCTATGCCAGTTAAATTAGCAAGACCATTAAATAG gTTTGCAAAGTTAGACTCATTACAAAAGATCTGCAGATTTGTTATAAGACAAACTGTATCAGAAGACTTATGGAACAAATTACCACTTCCTTCGAATTTAATATCTTATGTTTCCCTTGGCAGTGACTACATAGCTCCTTTATAG
- the LOC125069150 gene encoding uncharacterized protein LOC125069150, with translation MPYIMVMGSLSAPHLSKDEGATVYGLKSEERAALVREMNSSFGMVVSTSSDQERTVRVTQKGLTLVLVNRIHGLLGYDVVSHAMAMTNANRELISFTMYKKSSGNSHSQSHGQTHSHGHTSSHKSHTHSSVVTL, from the exons atgccGTATATCATGGTAATGGGGAGCCTGAGCGCGCCGCATCTATCTAAAGATGAAGGAGCAACTGTCTACGGACTGAAAAGCGAAGAAAGAGCTGCACTTGTGAGG GAGATGAACTCATCTTTCGGCATGGTAGTTTCAACGTCATCCGATCAAGAACGGACCGTTCGCGTAACCCAGAAGGGTCTCACACTCGTACTCGTCAACAGAATCCATGGTCTACTGGGCTACGATGTTGTATCACATGCCATGGCGATGACCAATGCGAACCGAGAACTAATTTCATTCACTATGTACAAGAAGTCAAGTGGAAACTCTCACAGTCAGTCTCATGGTCAAACTCATAGCCACGGCCATACTAGCTCTCATAAAAGTCATACACACAGCAGCGTGGTCAcgctttga